Proteins encoded in a region of the Streptomyces sp. NBC_00513 genome:
- a CDS encoding ATP-binding protein, which translates to MPRIVPTTSAALRSCGITACAHHYELAADIKAPRLLRTWITARLAGWHLHGLSDDLTLIATELATNAVRHGGTPARITLALRDPSTGPRRVVRLEVEDSGPGFSYRSHTRPVPVENCTGRGLLLVDTLSSAWGTGPTATGQLVWAELWA; encoded by the coding sequence ATGCCTCGCATAGTCCCCACCACCTCAGCCGCCCTCCGCTCCTGCGGGATCACCGCGTGCGCCCACCACTACGAGCTCGCCGCCGACATCAAGGCCCCGCGCCTGCTGCGCACCTGGATCACGGCCCGGCTCGCCGGATGGCACCTGCACGGGCTCAGCGACGACCTCACCCTGATCGCGACCGAACTGGCCACCAACGCCGTGCGCCACGGCGGCACCCCAGCCCGGATCACCCTGGCCCTGCGCGATCCCAGCACCGGCCCACGACGAGTGGTACGGCTGGAAGTCGAGGACTCCGGCCCGGGCTTTTCCTACCGCTCCCACACCCGGCCGGTCCCCGTCGAGAACTGCACGGGCCGCGGCCTCTTGCTGGTGGACACGCTGAGCAGCGCCTGGGGCACCGGGCCGACAGCCACCGGACAACTAGTCTGGGCGGAGCTGTGGGCCTGA
- a CDS encoding zinc-binding alcohol dehydrogenase family protein — protein sequence MPNEMMRAVAYRASLPVEDDESLVDVELPVPRPGPHDLLVRVEAVAVNPVDYKVRRNSDPGGRPKVLGWDAAGTVVAVGERVELFTVGDEVYYAGAIDRPGTNAQYHVVDESIVGPKPATLSFTDAAALPLTSLTAWEGLFERLGLGEGDAGRETGTMLVTAAAGGVGAMVAQLARALTDLTVIGTASRPESAEFARRMGVTHTVDHNRPLPQQVAEVAPGGLDHIFSTVGTDRSLAAYADMLRPFGGIVAIDDFGPVEIGLLKSKSISFHWELMFTRSLYRTADRVRQHHILTRVAELVDRGALATTATTDLGTVNAAHLREAHRILESGTAIGKITLTGF from the coding sequence ATGCCGAACGAGATGATGCGGGCGGTGGCTTACCGCGCCAGCCTGCCGGTCGAGGACGACGAGAGCCTGGTGGACGTCGAGCTGCCCGTGCCGCGGCCCGGCCCGCACGACCTCCTCGTCCGGGTCGAGGCCGTCGCGGTCAACCCGGTCGATTACAAAGTGCGCCGCAACAGCGACCCGGGCGGCCGGCCCAAGGTGCTGGGCTGGGACGCGGCCGGCACCGTCGTCGCGGTCGGCGAACGGGTCGAGCTGTTCACGGTCGGCGACGAGGTCTACTACGCCGGCGCGATCGACCGCCCCGGCACCAACGCCCAGTACCACGTCGTCGACGAGAGCATCGTCGGGCCCAAGCCGGCCACCCTTTCCTTCACCGACGCCGCAGCCCTGCCGTTGACCTCCCTCACCGCCTGGGAGGGCCTTTTCGAACGCCTCGGCCTGGGTGAGGGAGATGCCGGACGCGAGACCGGCACGATGCTGGTGACAGCGGCCGCCGGCGGCGTCGGGGCCATGGTGGCACAACTGGCACGCGCTCTCACCGACCTGACGGTGATCGGTACCGCCTCGCGACCGGAGAGCGCCGAGTTCGCACGCCGCATGGGCGTCACGCACACCGTCGACCACAACCGTCCGTTGCCGCAGCAGGTGGCCGAGGTCGCACCCGGCGGCCTGGATCACATCTTCAGCACGGTCGGAACGGACCGCAGCCTCGCCGCCTACGCGGACATGCTGCGGCCCTTCGGCGGCATCGTAGCCATCGACGACTTCGGCCCCGTGGAGATCGGGCTGCTGAAGTCCAAGAGCATCTCCTTCCACTGGGAGCTGATGTTCACCCGGTCGCTGTACCGGACCGCGGACAGGGTGCGACAGCACCACATCCTCACCCGCGTCGCCGAGCTCGTTGACCGCGGCGCCCTCGCGACGACCGCCACCACGGACCTCGGCACGGTCAACGCAGCCCACCTGCGAGAGGCCCACCGGATCCTGGAATCCGGCACCGCCATCGGCAAGATCACCCTCACCGGATTCTGA
- a CDS encoding PadR family transcriptional regulator — protein sequence MDDLTEMLKGTLEGCVLEIIGSEETYGYAITRQLNELGFTDVIEGTVYTILLRLERNGLVQVTKRPSGVGPPRKFYALNDAGREELARFWAKWRYVSSRIDKLKEDGR from the coding sequence ATGGACGACCTGACGGAGATGCTGAAGGGCACGCTCGAAGGGTGCGTACTCGAGATCATCGGCAGCGAGGAAACCTATGGGTACGCCATCACCCGTCAGCTGAACGAGCTGGGCTTCACCGACGTCATCGAGGGGACGGTGTACACCATCTTGCTGCGGCTGGAGAGGAACGGACTCGTCCAGGTGACGAAGCGGCCATCTGGGGTCGGCCCCCCGCGCAAGTTCTACGCGCTCAACGACGCGGGCCGCGAGGAGCTCGCAAGGTTCTGGGCGAAATGGCGGTACGTCTCATCACGCATCGACAAGCTCAAGGAGGACGGGCGATGA
- a CDS encoding type 1 glutamine amidotransferase domain-containing protein: MSTTNTPRRHRALLVITSHARLGDSGRATGYTVSEAADAWSVFAAAGWQTDVTTVRGGRPPEDEFGDPSRPGHAAWAADPVVQAKLDSAPAVHDTDPAGYDVVYFVGGHGTMWDFPGNAQLSRLAAHVYERGGVVASVCHGASALTSLRLSDGSLLVANRRIAAFTDSEERAIGLDGVVPFLLQSRLEDLGADVVAAGLWEYQVVTDGRLVTGQNPASAAGVAEQAVAAVAGWQ; this comes from the coding sequence ATGAGCACCACGAACACCCCGCGCCGGCACCGTGCCCTGCTGGTGATAACCAGCCATGCGCGGCTGGGTGACTCGGGCAGAGCCACCGGCTACACCGTCTCCGAGGCCGCCGACGCATGGAGCGTCTTCGCCGCCGCGGGATGGCAGACGGACGTCACCACCGTGCGCGGCGGTCGTCCCCCGGAAGACGAGTTCGGTGACCCCTCCCGGCCCGGACACGCCGCGTGGGCGGCCGACCCGGTCGTCCAGGCGAAGCTGGACTCGGCGCCGGCCGTCCATGACACCGACCCTGCCGGCTATGACGTCGTCTACTTCGTCGGTGGACACGGCACGATGTGGGACTTCCCCGGCAACGCCCAGTTGTCCAGGCTGGCCGCCCACGTGTATGAGCGGGGCGGCGTGGTGGCCTCGGTCTGCCACGGGGCGTCCGCGCTCACCTCGCTGCGGCTGTCCGACGGTTCGCTGCTCGTAGCGAACCGTCGGATCGCGGCGTTCACGGACAGCGAGGAGCGCGCCATAGGCCTCGACGGCGTCGTTCCCTTCCTGCTGCAGTCCCGGCTGGAGGACCTCGGGGCCGATGTCGTCGCCGCAGGCCTCTGGGAGTACCAGGTCGTCACCGACGGCCGGCTGGTCACCGGGCAGAACCCGGCCAGCGCCGCCGGCGTCGCCGAGCAGGCCGTCGCCGCCGTCGCCGGATGGCAGTGA
- a CDS encoding MerR family transcriptional regulator — MAVRIRSLRETQGHLRRLAAGRLLPLPLPLPDEVASHLIRFHDQPDVLADPTLRQLFLAYDHAYDLGADDPRLDDLARRIAEANRERYGSNEPPGLDADFEIPALIHGTVNASSPAWERLDSLIRAQLNA; from the coding sequence GTGGCCGTACGCATCCGCAGCCTGCGGGAAACACAGGGCCACCTGCGCCGGCTCGCCGCCGGACGCCTGCTGCCGCTGCCGCTGCCGCTGCCCGACGAAGTCGCCTCCCATCTAATCCGGTTTCACGATCAGCCCGACGTCTTGGCCGACCCGACGCTACGGCAGCTCTTCCTCGCCTACGACCACGCGTACGACCTCGGCGCCGACGACCCGCGCCTCGACGACCTCGCCCGCCGCATCGCCGAGGCGAACCGGGAGCGCTACGGGTCCAACGAGCCGCCCGGCCTGGATGCGGACTTCGAGATCCCCGCCCTCATCCACGGGACGGTCAACGCCTCGTCCCCGGCATGGGAACGACTCGACTCGCTCATCCGCGCCCAACTGAACGCATGA
- a CDS encoding helix-turn-helix domain-containing protein, giving the protein MVMGCTSERHDQHDVYAAQCPCREVLDLLANKWSALAIGAMSDGPQRFGALLRRLEGVSPKVLTNTLRRLEEKGFVDRTVYPAVPLHVEYALTALGHSVAEPLGQLRDWVENHLDEIQGLQVS; this is encoded by the coding sequence ATGGTCATGGGCTGCACGTCGGAGCGGCACGACCAGCACGACGTCTACGCGGCGCAATGCCCGTGCCGCGAGGTGCTCGACCTCCTGGCCAACAAGTGGTCCGCGCTGGCCATCGGAGCCATGAGTGACGGGCCGCAGCGCTTTGGTGCTCTGCTGCGCCGCCTCGAGGGCGTCAGCCCGAAGGTTCTGACGAACACGCTGCGCCGCTTGGAGGAGAAGGGGTTCGTCGATCGGACCGTGTACCCGGCGGTGCCGCTGCACGTCGAGTATGCACTCACGGCGCTCGGCCACAGCGTGGCGGAACCCTTGGGGCAGCTGCGGGACTGGGTCGAGAACCACCTTGACGAGATCCAGGGCCTCCAGGTGTCCTGA
- a CDS encoding putative quinol monooxygenase, with protein MSPQSHPLVALARVRAKPERREALREVLSALVEPSRAETGCFDYTLFELLEELGTFYVRETWADQEALDYHMATPHFQAFAARFADLLAEPIRLIPLREVTVTAAAGPA; from the coding sequence ATGTCCCCCCAGTCCCACCCGCTCGTCGCCCTCGCTCGTGTACGCGCGAAGCCGGAGCGGCGCGAAGCACTGCGGGAAGTCCTGTCCGCGCTGGTCGAACCGTCCCGCGCCGAGACGGGCTGCTTCGACTACACGCTGTTTGAACTACTTGAGGAGCTCGGCACCTTCTACGTACGCGAGACCTGGGCCGACCAGGAAGCCCTCGACTACCACATGGCCACGCCCCACTTCCAGGCCTTCGCGGCCCGCTTCGCAGACCTCCTCGCGGAACCGATCAGACTGATCCCGCTGCGCGAGGTGACTGTCACCGCAGCAGCCGGCCCGGCCTGA